In Bacteroidota bacterium, the sequence CGGCAGCGGAAGTACTACCACGTCACCGCCGAGGGCCGCGCCGCCGCCGCCGAGCAGGTCCGCGCCTTCGAGGCGTTCGTCGAGACGATGCGCGCCGTGCTCGCGCCGCTGCCGCCGCCTGCCCCCTCCACCTCCTAGTTCTCCTCGCTGTGCACTCTTCCACGGTACCGCCCGCCGCCACGCTCACCGACGCGCAGGTCGCCCACATCGTCGCCGATCTCAAGCGGCGGGGGCTGCTCTACGTCCCGCTCCTCGACGACCTCGTGGACCACGTCTGCTGCCTCACCGAAACGCGGCTGGCCCACGGCGACCCGTTTGAGGACGCCTACGCTGCGGCCCTCGCTGACTTCGGCGGCACGCGCGGGTTACGCCGGGTCCAGCGCCGCGCCCGCTCTGCCGCTTCGCCTCACACCACGCTTCTTCGACGCATGACCTACGCCTCCTCCGCCTTCGTGGCCCTTCTCTTCGTCGCGCTCTCGTTCAACGCGAGCGCGCAGCAGCCGTCCGCACTGCCCTTCGCGAAAGAGCACCTCGTGCGCGTCTCCGCCGAGTTCGGCCAGGTGGGCAAGATCTGGCGCACCACGCAGCAGGTGCACCGCGGCGTCGACTTCGTGGTGCCGGAGGGGACCCCGATCTACGCGACCGGCCCGGGCACCGTCGAACTTCGCGACGAGCCGCAGAGCTACGGCCTCAACATCGTCCTGACGCA encodes:
- a CDS encoding M23 family metallopeptidase translates to MHSSTVPPAATLTDAQVAHIVADLKRRGLLYVPLLDDLVDHVCCLTETRLAHGDPFEDAYAAALADFGGTRGLRRVQRRARSAASPHTTLLRRMTYASSAFVALLFVALSFNASAQQPSALPFAKEHLVRVSAEFGQVGKIWRTTQQVHRGVDFVVPEGTPIYATGPGTVELRDEPQSYGLNIVLTHSETYTSRYSHLSRFAVEDGQAVEQGDLIGYAGNTGRSTGPHLHYEVLRDGEPVDPSGYYDLD